tcCAGAGAGGACCATAATAATACAATATCTTGGTGCTAATTGACTAGCTTAATGGTATTTATGTGATCTGAACATGCTGGACCAAGCACTAGTAGGCTAGTAGCTCACCAGTTCAAagaaattatataacattaaaaaaggaaaataacagTTCCAAGCCAAGCTACCAAGCAATCCGACCAAACATTTATCAGTCATGCATGTTGAATTCAATATTTATAaagtaatattaaaaaatgcataACTACATAGGAATAATAGAATAATAGATGCATGCATAATTTCGATATACCTGATGATGATGCACCTTGAGCATCCTTGCTCCCTTTGCTCGGTGGCTGAGTACTAGCAGCAACTCCAAGGGTGTGATGATCATCTTCATTTCTTGGTAAAGGAGCAGCCTCGTCAACAACGACATTTATGAACTCATCATCACCAGCATTCTCATCCTCGTTCTCTTCAAAACTATCAGCCATAGGAACATCTTGTTCCTCATCCTCTTGCTCGCTCTCTTCAAAACTAGGAACCATTGGATCCGCAGAAGGGTCCCCCTCAATGTTGCCACCAATAGAGGCATCTAAGCCCGACAAAAGAATGAGATCTTCCTCCAACGTTGTTACTCTTTCACGCAGTCGAATAAACTTCCTCTTCAAAGCCTCAAGTAATGTCTCGGCTTCGCGCTTCTCCTCTGCCAATTTCCTGCTTTCATGCCTCAAGTCACTCATCATTACCAAATTCTTCTTTGCTGTTTCCttcaattcatcatttttaatCTTAAGTCCATCCAAAGCATTTTTATCATCTAGCCACTTTTCCTTTGACTTCGTCAACTCCAAAACCTTACTCTCTAATTCACCagacatttttcttaattcacCCAATTCAATGTCATCTTCCTCCCATTTTTTCTTAATCTTGTTTAACTCTAAAACTTCATCCTCTAATTCAACAATCTTTGTTCTTATTACATCAACTTCATTGCTACTATCAACACATTTCTCCTTCAAATTCTTAATTTCAACCTCCAATTCATTGTTCTTCTTTTCTAACTCTACATTAGTTTTTCTATCAACTAATCTATTTACCTTAACTTCTTTCAAAAGAGCTTCATaactttcttttactttcttaccTTTCTCACAAATTTCCTCTCTTTTCTTAAACTCAGACTCAGCATATACCCTTGAAAGTCTCTCTAAGTGAAACTCCTCTCTAAGCTTAAGTCTCTCCATTTCAAAGCTTTGTTGCAACTTTTGATTCTCCTCTCTGAGTCTCATATACCTATTCTCCAAAACAGCTTCAACACTATCAAAAGTTTCCCATTGACAAGTTCCACGCAGTACCAGAACAAGATCATGAATAGACTTATCTTCAAGATTGTTAGGGTTTGTGGAATTGGAATCTGGTGGTGACCCGGGTTCAGTTTTGGGTTGCATGTTGATGATATGCTGAAAAGGTGGAAactttagaagaaaaaatgggTTTGTATGAAAAAGTGAAAATGGGGGTTTTGGAATGAAGATGAATAAACTCAGAAAGCTATGGTAGAGGATAAAGGGCTGCTAGAAGAAGAGTTCGTCACTACACTCACTCATTCCGGAGAAGAGGTTCGATCCATAGGCTTGTGCGGGGTCCACGTgactacgtgtcagatttttatatgaattttaaaggatGTATTGCCACCTAAAGGTGTCTATGTATTATTACTCTAATTACTAAgtacaaaacaaaataactacTTTATCAATCCCAAAagcatgttttttgtttgttgtgcTGTCAAAAAGACATTCTTGTCATTCCACGTGAAAAAAGTATAtcgaaattttgaaatattttaacttaaaatactaatttaattgatataattttaaaattttaatacattgaattaaattattattgtggCTATTCGTCCTATATTCAAAAGGCAAactcattatttttctttttacattgattatttctttatcaagcaacaataaatattattttaaaaatataaactaatcaTCTctcttaaagataaaattataaaaacaatagtaattatatacaaatttaatattactaTCAACTTTCTTAATCCCCATGATTTTGGTAAAAGAATCTCATATTTAGATATGGAGGCAGTGTTAATTAGATGATAGAATTGAAAAACAAACCATTATTATTCTCTTTAATAGCAACCCACTTGAATTAGTCTGATAGTGttaatttaaaatcttgaaGTGTGGTCTTCTCAAAAGTCTGattcatttaaaaagaaaaaaatatttaattttcttaaaaagtaTAAGGACATTCGTTCTGAgacaattatttttgttaacaGGTAGAGGCGTTCATGTTCAATTCAATCTAATACAAACCGCAGTAACCAAAtcgaaaaaccaaaaataaaaacaaaaaactgcaATTTTAAATGGATTGGATAGGTTTTCAGTTCCCTTAGTATAAACCGATCCAATccaaaccaaattttttatacttgtatatatattattacatgattttttttttataaatatttccttaattaatttacaattCTATAACTATTTTCTAGACTTGTTCTTTAATAATGTTGCCTTTTAATCcttcttttaagaaatattattaatttacaaTTTTGTAACTATTTTCTTTAACCCACTATTTTATTTGCTTTATGTTACTTTTATAttatactttctttttcttctgagAAAACATTTATTTCCTACTTATTCATCCTTTCCGTAACTTTACCTTTTTATGAAATGTcataaaataatgtatttttttaaaagtaaatgaaaaaatatacaCAATGAAAATCGAAAACCAATCCAATCTAAGCTGAATTTTTTTGAATCGGAttggattaaattttattctaaaACCAAACCAATTGAATGAACAAATAACAAAATCGAAGAGATTAGCTCAAATGATTTTTCCTCccataactgaaccaatttaaTCCGCGaacccaaaatcaattatgtcaaaTAATAAGAGACTAAGGGTGGGAGATAGGctatgtttgataaaattagcggATAGCTAATAAGCT
Above is a genomic segment from Medicago truncatula cultivar Jemalong A17 chromosome 5, MtrunA17r5.0-ANR, whole genome shotgun sequence containing:
- the LOC11435484 gene encoding chromatin-remodeling ATPase INO80 isoform X2, which encodes MQPKTEPGSPPDSNSTNPNNLEDKSIHDLVLVLRGTCQWETFDSVEAVLENRYMRLREENQKLQQSFEMERLKLREEFHLERLSRVYAESEFKKREEICEKGKKVKESYEALLKEVKVNRLVDRKTNVELEKKNNELEVEIKNLKEKCVDSSNEVDVIRTKIVELEDEVLELNKIKKKWEEDDIELGELRKMSGELESKVLELTKSKEKWLDDKNALDGLKIKNDELKETAKKNLVMMSDLRHESRKLAEEKREAETLLEALKRKFIRLRERVTTLEEDLILLSGLDASIGGNIEGDPSADPMVPSFEESEQEDEEQDVPMADSFEENEDENAGDDEFINVVVDEAAPLPRNEDDHHTLGVAASTQPPSKGSKDAQGASSSAGGRVKLENEIEIINLDDDDQSMPQGIHEKKASFGITVKIEEPSSSGALTTQQKSKFGNAVDTVKRKFSFSDSETSTSTSSDGSCLDNLTIRSDAKKKKM
- the LOC11435484 gene encoding chromatin-remodeling ATPase INO80 isoform X1; translated protein: MQPKTEPGSPPDSNSTNPNNLEDKSIHDLVLVLRGTCQWETFDSVEAVLENRYMRLREENQKLQQSFEMERLKLREEFHLERLSRVYAESEFKKREEICEKGKKVKESYEALLKEVKVNRLVDRKTNVELEKKNNELEVEIKNLKEKCVDSSNEVDVIRTKIVELEDEVLELNKIKKKWEEDDIELGELRKMSGELESKVLELTKSKEKWLDDKNALDGLKIKNDELKETAKKNLVMMSDLRHESRKLAEEKREAETLLEALKRKFIRLRERVTTLEEDLILLSGLDASIGGNIEGDPSADPMVPSFEESEQEDEEQDVPMADSFEENEDENAGDDEFINVVVDEAAPLPRNEDDHHTLGVAASTQPPSKGSKDAQGASSSGEECWMVYARKPRKTVEMAGSCGAGGRVKLENEIEIINLDDDDQSMPQGIHEKKASFGITVKIEEPSSSGALTTQQKSKFGNAVDTVKRKFSFSDSETSTSTSSDGSCLDNLTIRSDAKKKKM